The Paraburkholderia sp. SOS3 genome includes a region encoding these proteins:
- a CDS encoding autotransporter domain-containing protein, protein MSAKSRGQKDQADQADQATLSCTAPRRRDAAGDPLPGRATAGGWIKALTLPIGVTLGVTLPNVSHAQVTFAGNFYGRINLAGYGTQTFIFSTGTTITNNATAVYGPSGTQWTITNLGLIKSVAADGVQFLSGGVITNSGTASQIVGDENGVNISGQPGTVINQGSISGQLAAGVNLGAGSQVMNSGTRANISGATSGVDINGSGTVVNSGMISASAGAGIELAGGGSIGNSGVISGVSAGVLVTGGDTQITNSGTISGATTAIQFGSGNDVLQIKPGASFFGVVDGGGGDNTLEFAAGTGAGTFTGLGSSGFVNFGTVDIDAGASWTFSNSNTIGTGVSLTNSGTLTSTGTLVNSGTLTSTGTLVNSGTLTNTGTLLDTGTLVNAGTLANTTTGAVTVSGSLTNIGLVAGAVTLSNAGTPGNGATLTNAAGATISSATDAVYGSANGPVTITNDGIITGSGNAGVALQAGGIVTNNGTASQITGGMDGVDVFGQASTVINQGTIKGTAARGIYLGAGGTVTNSGTWSTVSGSTDGVIVKGSGDVFNDGTIRGGTGAGHGVAFLTAGGSFTNTNSSASVSGALGVAFDAVATINNAGTITGTAQEGVLLAGGGSVVNSGTASTISGATGGIAVQGGAGTITNGGTISAASGAGISLGAGGSVNNSGLISGTSYGVIATGGNTQITNTGTIKATGANGIGVLFETGASGTIDNVGTIDGAGGTAVKFSGGTNVLIVESGGVLSGIADGTNGNNTLLIEGTGHLSDAQIVGFQNTEFSGTSTLDTTTSVVNPTIASGASVVNQGTMSGALNVVGGGVLDNPGTITTAAASINSGTLTSEGTFINSSVLINNGSFSNSGGLTNSGTLTNNGSLTNIGVLTNNGSFANAGALTNNGTINGAGSLGNSASVVNNGRITGDTNGITGSGSITNTGTIIGTAGTGVQMTGPGVLTNAAHALIQGGQYGIQVGTGSTVNNAGTILDDAIAGAALGSGAVVNNSGTIGGVTGAVFTGTGATLANSGTISGSGGIAVQFDAGANSLTLGTGSVLNGDIDGGGGAGQITLTGSGTLTNAVTHFGAGSGLGIASGASWIASGNWAIATVTNAGLFQAGTLTTPLQLTGNFTQLSGATLQVALGGNGNASTFAIDGSAALAGTLALVPTGSFTVAGTRYTILTASSGVSGVFGQVTFGNALLAPDLTYDPNDVVVTFGQLPVSTATSTPLGGGTPNQSATAFALDKAVAANPAAFAATLTGLDQMSAAQVRASLDRLSGENFASLPTIALMAGEQFVSQFQQQAILARLGDSASAAGRDAAAAGGRQQLASLNGAPVTNPWANLSLPWGIWAAGYGQMGHLDGDGNTHGLSESVTGAAVGADYKVNPALRVGLAVGYGSAAYSLDNGGGAGDVNYTQVGVYSDYTKGPVYLEGMLGVAVGNGSTSRDASLPGAPAQAHADVSSTEVLGGIEAGYRLPLNRTLTLTPFAGLSFGTVWQNAFTESGAGALDLSTQNQSKSSVKSTLGARLAADVPVSRWLVASSLQVGWSHEFAPTDRNSTAYFAGLPSTAFTVAGARVPGNSAMVAVGLSTRVSAGGSLNLHYDGYFSGTGSSNAVTGSFRYVW, encoded by the coding sequence ATGAGCGCGAAATCGAGGGGCCAAAAGGACCAGGCGGACCAGGCGGACCAGGCGACCTTGTCTTGCACCGCGCCGCGCCGGCGTGACGCTGCCGGCGATCCGTTACCGGGCCGTGCAACCGCTGGCGGCTGGATCAAGGCGCTGACGCTGCCGATCGGCGTGACGCTTGGCGTGACGCTGCCCAATGTCAGCCACGCTCAGGTCACTTTCGCCGGCAATTTCTACGGCCGTATCAATCTCGCGGGCTACGGTACTCAGACCTTTATTTTTTCAACCGGTACGACGATCACCAACAATGCGACCGCCGTCTATGGCCCGAGCGGCACGCAATGGACGATCACCAACCTCGGCCTGATCAAGAGTGTCGCCGCCGACGGCGTGCAGTTCCTGAGCGGCGGCGTGATCACGAACTCGGGCACGGCCTCCCAGATCGTCGGCGATGAGAACGGGGTGAACATCTCGGGACAACCCGGCACCGTGATCAACCAGGGGTCGATCTCCGGCCAGTTGGCGGCCGGCGTCAATCTGGGAGCCGGTAGCCAGGTCATGAACTCGGGCACTCGGGCGAATATCTCCGGGGCCACGAGCGGGGTCGACATCAACGGCAGCGGCACCGTCGTCAACAGCGGCATGATCAGCGCCAGCGCTGGCGCCGGCATCGAACTGGCCGGCGGCGGCAGTATCGGCAACAGCGGGGTTATTTCGGGCGTTTCCGCTGGGGTGCTGGTGACGGGCGGCGACACGCAGATCACGAATAGCGGGACGATCAGCGGCGCCACCACGGCCATTCAATTCGGCAGCGGCAACGATGTGCTGCAGATCAAACCAGGCGCGAGTTTTTTCGGTGTAGTCGACGGCGGCGGCGGCGACAATACGCTGGAGTTCGCGGCTGGCACGGGCGCGGGAACCTTTACAGGACTCGGGTCCAGCGGCTTTGTGAACTTCGGCACCGTCGATATCGACGCGGGCGCCAGCTGGACCTTCAGCAACAGCAACACGATCGGTACGGGCGTGTCGCTGACCAACAGCGGAACGCTGACCAGCACGGGCACGCTGGTCAACTCTGGAACGCTGACAAGCACGGGCACGCTGGTCAACTCTGGAACCCTGACCAACACGGGAACGCTGCTCGATACCGGAACGCTGGTTAATGCCGGGACGCTCGCGAATACCACCACCGGCGCTGTGACAGTGAGCGGCAGCTTGACCAATATCGGGCTGGTCGCGGGCGCAGTCACGCTCAGCAACGCGGGAACGCCGGGCAATGGCGCAACGCTGACCAACGCGGCGGGTGCAACGATATCGTCCGCGACCGACGCGGTCTACGGCAGCGCGAACGGTCCCGTCACCATCACCAACGACGGCATCATTACGGGCAGCGGAAATGCCGGCGTTGCGCTGCAGGCCGGAGGCATCGTGACGAACAACGGTACGGCCTCGCAGATCACAGGCGGTATGGACGGGGTCGATGTTTTCGGCCAGGCCAGCACCGTCATCAACCAGGGCACGATTAAGGGCACGGCGGCGCGCGGCATCTATCTCGGCGCCGGCGGCACGGTGACAAATTCGGGTACGTGGTCCACTGTCTCGGGTTCGACCGATGGAGTCATCGTCAAAGGCAGCGGCGATGTCTTCAACGATGGGACCATCAGGGGCGGGACCGGAGCGGGACATGGAGTCGCGTTCCTGACCGCCGGCGGCAGCTTCACGAACACCAATAGTTCGGCGTCGGTCTCCGGTGCACTCGGCGTCGCTTTCGACGCAGTCGCCACGATCAACAACGCCGGTACGATTACGGGTACGGCGCAAGAGGGTGTGCTGCTCGCTGGCGGCGGCAGCGTCGTCAATTCGGGCACCGCTTCGACGATATCGGGTGCGACCGGCGGCATCGCCGTTCAAGGCGGGGCCGGCACGATCACCAACGGCGGCACGATCAGTGCAGCAAGCGGCGCCGGCATCAGCCTCGGGGCCGGCGGCAGCGTCAACAATAGCGGGCTGATTTCGGGCACCAGCTATGGCGTTATCGCGACCGGCGGCAACACGCAGATCACCAACACCGGCACGATCAAGGCGACCGGCGCGAACGGTATCGGCGTGCTGTTCGAAACGGGCGCGTCGGGCACCATCGATAACGTCGGGACGATCGACGGCGCGGGCGGCACGGCCGTCAAATTCAGCGGCGGCACGAACGTACTGATTGTCGAAAGCGGCGGCGTGCTGAGCGGCATCGCGGACGGCACCAACGGCAACAACACGCTGCTGATCGAGGGAACGGGCCATCTTTCCGATGCGCAGATCGTCGGGTTCCAGAACACGGAGTTCAGCGGCACATCGACGCTCGACACCACGACCTCCGTGGTCAATCCGACGATCGCGAGCGGCGCGTCGGTCGTCAACCAAGGCACGATGTCGGGTGCGCTCAACGTGGTAGGCGGCGGCGTGCTGGACAATCCCGGCACCATCACGACCGCTGCGGCGTCGATCAACAGCGGGACGCTCACGAGCGAGGGCACGTTCATCAACAGCAGCGTGCTGATCAACAACGGTTCGTTCAGCAACAGCGGCGGCCTGACCAATAGCGGCACGCTGACCAACAACGGCAGCCTGACCAATATCGGTGTGCTGACCAACAATGGCTCGTTCGCCAATGCGGGTGCGCTCACCAACAACGGCACGATCAATGGCGCCGGGTCGCTTGGCAACAGCGCGAGCGTGGTCAATAACGGCCGGATCACGGGCGATACGAACGGCATTACCGGCAGCGGGTCGATTACGAATACCGGCACGATCATCGGCACGGCCGGCACAGGCGTCCAGATGACGGGCCCCGGCGTGCTGACCAACGCGGCGCATGCGCTAATTCAAGGCGGCCAGTACGGCATTCAGGTCGGCACGGGCAGCACGGTAAACAATGCCGGTACGATCCTCGACGATGCGATCGCTGGGGCCGCGCTCGGCAGCGGCGCGGTGGTCAACAACAGCGGCACGATCGGCGGCGTGACCGGCGCGGTGTTCACGGGCACCGGCGCGACGCTTGCCAACAGCGGCACGATCAGCGGCAGCGGCGGTATCGCCGTGCAGTTCGACGCGGGCGCGAACAGCCTGACGCTTGGCACCGGCTCGGTGCTCAACGGCGATATCGACGGCGGCGGCGGCGCGGGTCAGATCACCTTGACGGGCTCGGGCACGCTGACGAATGCCGTCACCCATTTCGGCGCCGGCAGCGGTCTCGGGATCGCGAGCGGCGCGAGCTGGATCGCGAGCGGTAACTGGGCCATCGCGACGGTGACCAATGCGGGCCTGTTTCAGGCGGGGACGCTCACGACGCCGTTGCAGCTGACCGGCAATTTCACGCAGTTGTCGGGCGCGACGCTGCAGGTGGCGCTGGGCGGCAATGGCAACGCATCGACATTCGCGATCGACGGCAGCGCCGCGCTCGCGGGCACGCTTGCGCTCGTCCCGACTGGCTCGTTCACGGTCGCCGGTACGCGCTACACGATCCTGACGGCAAGCAGCGGCGTGAGCGGCGTCTTCGGGCAGGTAACGTTCGGCAACGCGCTGCTTGCGCCCGACCTGACTTACGATCCGAACGATGTGGTCGTCACGTTTGGTCAACTGCCGGTTTCGACGGCGACTTCCACGCCCCTGGGAGGTGGCACGCCGAACCAGAGCGCGACGGCGTTCGCGCTCGACAAGGCAGTGGCGGCGAATCCGGCCGCGTTTGCGGCGACGCTCACCGGTCTCGACCAGATGTCGGCGGCGCAAGTGCGCGCTTCGCTCGACCGGCTGTCCGGAGAAAATTTCGCGAGCCTGCCGACCATTGCGCTGATGGCCGGCGAACAGTTCGTCAGTCAGTTCCAGCAGCAGGCGATTCTCGCGCGGCTAGGTGACAGTGCGAGCGCGGCCGGCCGCGACGCCGCGGCGGCGGGCGGACGTCAACAGCTGGCGAGCCTGAACGGCGCGCCGGTTACCAATCCGTGGGCCAATCTGTCCTTGCCGTGGGGGATCTGGGCGGCCGGCTACGGACAGATGGGCCACCTCGACGGCGACGGCAATACGCACGGCTTGAGCGAAAGCGTGACGGGTGCGGCCGTCGGCGCCGACTACAAGGTGAACCCTGCGCTGCGCGTGGGCCTTGCGGTGGGCTATGGGTCCGCCGCGTACAGCCTCGATAACGGCGGCGGCGCCGGCGACGTCAACTATACGCAGGTCGGCGTCTATAGCGACTATACGAAGGGGCCGGTCTATCTCGAAGGCATGCTCGGCGTGGCCGTCGGCAACGGCTCGACATCGCGTGATGCCTCGTTGCCAGGCGCGCCGGCCCAGGCGCACGCCGACGTTTCGTCTACCGAAGTATTGGGTGGCATCGAGGCCGGGTATCGTTTGCCGCTGAACCGGACGCTGACGTTGACGCCCTTCGCGGGGCTCAGCTTCGGGACCGTGTGGCAAAACGCATTCACGGAAAGCGGCGCGGGCGCGCTCGATCTGTCCACGCAGAATCAGTCGAAGAGTTCGGTGAAGAGCACGCTCGGAGCGCGCCTTGCCGCGGATGTTCCGGTCAGCCGCTGGCTCGTCGCGAGCAGCCTGCAGGTGGGCTGGTCTCACGAATTCGCGCCGACCGACCGCAATTCCACCGCGTATTTCGCGGGCCTGCCTTCGACGGCGTTTACGGTGGCAGGAGCGCGGGTGCCGGGCAATAGCGCGATGGTCGCGGTCGGGTTGTCGACCCGCGTGTCCGCGGGCGGAAGTCTCAATCTGCACTACGACGGCTATTTTTCGGGTACGGGAAGCAGCAATGCGGTGACGGGAAGCTTCCGCTACGTCTGGTAA